The following coding sequences are from one Panicum hallii strain FIL2 chromosome 5, PHallii_v3.1, whole genome shotgun sequence window:
- the LOC112893823 gene encoding violaxanthin de-epoxidase, chloroplastic, which translates to MATALPATAAACLLQLSRRRLPGTTPLPSPLRAATFRCYSGSSVACACSSGPPPAVPAEQRGGGAGQATSPEGTVRIVAVVGEATISPIKDTPWEEVMQHTADRLKWVDEGFEMLVFADNSIEHDNLRKELSCCDMLVNVAITNQDSVQWLINNSKDISNVICFQSSPALLNKLGGTYVQYTGEQDMFGKLASIGKPSGTKESAEVLKTISNAWERHNSDDIRFCLLVVVNAYIRPVAMLKNLRAKGLSTLSCMIKNCGPQILNCLFDSNCRKALQCLNSCSPTDQVCNYRCIASYESPHLEAFSLCVLQKNNCLDLNAEIPNKPNVIPLTMFREQKLSHEIAEDLFVGWLDSMEWSWRVAAGQNPAYDQFPCQYQLFYRGKAKGSFWYEPVFQVKTLEGKLVWRRRRYRVRRASTPGTFYFSVLDNGVVSKEFWTIVDVAEDFGWGLFHYHGAAQVAGLSYTGAVLVTPDGSYPDVDDPRLASALEKCGIKKWELYTVDNSCCMGAPLGTPEGSKLHHQISPGKEAGILQTR; encoded by the exons ATGGCGACCGCTCTCCCCGCCACCGCTGCTGCTTGCCTCCTCCAGCtctcccggcgccgcctccctgGAACAACTCCACTGCCCTCCCCGCTGCGCGCTGCCACTTTCCGCTGCTATAGTGGCTCTAGCGTGGCCTGTGCATGTTCGTCCGGGCCCCCGCCCGCGGTTCCTGCGGAgcaaaggggcggcggcgctggccagGCCACTTCGCCGGAGGGTACCGTACGAATCGTCGCCGTGGTCGGAGAAGCTACCATAAGCCCGATTAAGGATACGCCCTGGGAAGAGGTCATGCAACATACG GCTGATAGGCTGAAGTGGGTCGATGAGGGATTTGAAATGCTTGTCTTCGCAGACAACTCAATTGAGCATGATAACCTTAGGAAAGAGTTATCATGCTGTGATATGCTAGTCAATGTTGCAATAACAAATCAAGATTCTGTTCAATGGCTTATAAACAACAGCAAAGACATATCTAATGTGATTTGCTTTCAGTCATCTCCGGCTTTATTAAACAAGCTAGGTGGCACATATGTTCAATACACTGGAGAGCAGGACATGTTTGGCAAGCTAGCAAGTATTGGAAAACCAAGTGGCACAAAGGAATCAGCTGAAGTTCTTAAGACCATATCTAATGCCTGGGAAAGACACAATTCAGATGACATTAGATTTTGCTTGCTTGTTGTCGTAAATGCATACATAAGGCCAGTTGCGATGCTGAAAAACCTAAGGGCAAAAGGCCTTTCTACTCTAAGTTGTATGATAAAGAACTGTGGTCCACAGATACTTAATTGTCTGTTTGATTCTAACTGTAGGAAGGCCCTTCAGTGTTTGAATTCCTGCTCTCCAACTGATCAAGTCTGCAACTATCGCTGTATCGCATCATATGAAAGTCCGCATCTGGAGGCTTTTTCTCTCTGTGTTTTGCAGAAGAACAATTGCCTTGATCTCAATGCTGAAATACCCAATAAACCGAATGTAATACCACTGACCATGTTCAGAGAACAAAAGCTAAGCCATGAAATTGCAGAAGACCTATTTGTTGGTTGGCTGGACAGCATGGAATGGAGTTGGAGAGTGGCGGCTGGACAAAATCCAGCATATGATCAATTCCCATGTCAGTACCAGTTATTCTACAGAGGGAAAGCTAAAGGTTCATTTTGGTATGAGCCGGTTTTTCAGGTCAAAACCCTGGAAGGGAAGCTGGTCTGGAGGCGCAGAAGGTACCGTGTGAGAAGAGCTAGCACTCCTGGTACATTTTACTTCAGTGTGTTGGATAATGGTGTCGTTTCCAAAGAATTTTGGACAATTGTGGACGTTGCTGAGGATTTCGGCTGGGGTCTGTTCCATTATCATGGTGCAGCACAGGTTGCTGGGCTATCATACACTGGAGCGGTGCTTGTTACCCCAGATGGGTCTTATCCTGATGTGGATGATCCAAGATTGGCCTCTGCATTAGAGAAATGTGGTATAAAGAAATGGGAGCTCTATACGGTTGATAACAGTTGCTGCATGGGTGCACCACTGGGAACTCCTGAAGGTTCGAAGCTGCATCATCAGATTTCTCCAGGAAAAGAAGCTGGTATTTTGCAGACAAGATGA
- the LOC112893826 gene encoding MRN complex-interacting protein, with amino-acid sequence MLPFPSPRMKPHKFSNPRPPNSNLPPTPVRRLLPTPEPAIAMATKLFLALQCVQCDTMQVKQEKKSSNKWVCVVCNQRQSVLRVHARGYRAADLRRFVQDANLARGRREFAPLAEPEAGWDPAAVEEQGDEFPTEKKRTDWSEYLDDPGEHRDGCCGVGADASDGESDEGIEVITELPQNRPKVRPRKAQSGVLGKRTKPSTHPTLSKRQQIEQGSSPYCATTTADAQRSKWSKYLDVGFFEERKGSQSSGLHWSELDECATTEATSDVVVDDEVHPDFI; translated from the exons ATgctccctttcccctccccgcGGATGAAACCGCATAAATTTTCCAATCCGCGGCCTCCAAATTCAAATCTCCCTCCCACACCAGTTCGTCGTCTCCTCCCCACTCCAGAACCGGCGATCGCCATGGCGACGAAGCTCTTCCTTGCCCTCCAGTGCGTGCAGTGCGACACCATGCAG GTGAAGCAGGAGAAGAAGAGCAGCAACAAGTGGGTGTGCGTGGTGTGCAACCAGCGCCAGTCCGTGCTCCGCGTCCACGCCAGGGGTTACCGCGCCGCCGACCTCCGCCGCTTCGTCCAGGACGCCAACCTCGCCCGCGGCCGCCGTGAGTTCGCGCCTTTGGCGGAGCCCGAGGCCGGCTGGGACCCGGCGGCGGTCGAGGAGCAGGGAGATGAGTTCCCCACGGAGAAGAAGCGGACGGACTGGTCCGAGTACCTGGACGATCCGGGGGAGCACCGTGATGGCTGTTGCGGCGTGGGCGCGGACGCTTCAGATGGAG AATCAGATGAAGGAATTGAGGTGATAACTGAACTGCCTCAAAACAGGCCTAAAGTTAGGCCTCGCAAAGCCCAATCAGGTGTACTAGGAAAGAGGACCAAGCCATCAACACATCCCACTTTATCCAAGAGGCAGCAGATCGAGCAAGGATCAAGTCCCTACTGTGCAACTACTACTGCTGATG CACAAAGATCGAAATGGAGCAAGTATTTGGACGTGGGCTTCTTTGAAGAGAGGAAAGGGTCTCAGAGCTCTGGGCTGCATTGGAGTGAACTCGATGAATGTGCCACTACTGAAGCTACTAGTGACGTAGTGGTGGATGATGAGGTGCACCCTGATTTCATATGA
- the LOC112894507 gene encoding protein IQ-DOMAIN 31-like isoform X2, with translation MGKSPGKWIKSVLLGKKSTKSGSTKANESVTNNNGHSAGEERAFSENSPVISEPVLVKAHKNGAVSVNGKAENVNLPSDWAGQQDPQNQSIVDKSETSVPGQLGEDQAAVKAQAAFRGYLARRSFRALKGIIRLQALIRGHLVRRQAVSTLRTTWLIVKFQSLFRGRKFRLSDADMQFNVKLGQHNLGGARSSDAWKEKLSSNAYVRKLLSSPIVLEPLHFQYDKRDPNSTYNWLERWTIGCIWKPVFQPKRVSDGKLLVRKASYAMETESAKLKRNSRKGSAVTVESFHTSVTGESEKLKRNPKKLSNFPADSVPDSQLSELEKVKRNLRKVTDSMAEASKISSSRVDSSKVSDSTPDAPKVSNPVAEISKTSSLLNGISDNQDSQCEKALQNTREASFPLETQDYSGNGQLLEYSDMDNFDLVPGLKSDLETQLDSISIGENVDESTVAASAVEVMPLQNIDEPNGLRKKEEARSKEEHLSNGSLRTSKRKSSSPSKSEYVENGTRATPVQPRKPSYMAATESAKAKLRAQNSPRLDSDSSAEKNGFTRRHSLPSGANSRAIKAEWKR, from the exons ATGGGAAAGTCCCCGGGGAAGTGGATCAAGTCTGTGCTTTTAGGGAAGAAATCAACTAAATCCGGTTCTACCAAGGCAAATGAGTCG GTTACAAATAATAACGGTCACTCAGCTGGGGAGGAGCGTGCATTTTCTGAGAATTCTCCAGTGATCTCTGAGCCTGTGCTTGTTAAAGCCCACAAAAATGGAGCTGTTTCAGTTAATGGGAAGGCTGAAAATGTCAATTTGCCAAGTGATTGGGCTGGCCAACAAGATCCGCAGAACCAAAGCATTGTTGATAAGTCCGAGACATCAGTTCCTGGGCAATTGGGAGAAGACCAAGCTGCAGTGAAGGCACAGGCAGCCTTTCGTGGTTACCTG GCACGAAGGTCATTCCGTGCATTGAAAGGTATCATAAGACTTCAGGCACTGATTCGAGGGCATCTTGTAAGGAGACAGGCTGTTTCAACCCTTCGAACTACTTGGTTGATTGTGAAGTTTCAGTCTCTATTTCGTGGAAGAAAGTTTAGGCTCTCTGATGCTGACATGCAATTCAATGTGAAGCTTGGCCAACATAACCTTGGA GGTGCTAGATCATCTGATGCATGGAAAGAGAAGTTATCTTCAAATGCCTATGTTCGGAAG CTTCTGTCTTCACCAATTGTGCTAGAACCTCTTCACTTCCAGTATGACAAGAGGGACCCCAATTCAACCTACAACTGGCTAGAGAGATGGACCATAGGCTGCATCTGGAAGCCTGTTTTTCAACCAAAAAGAGTTTCTGATGGGAAACTGCTGGTAAGGAAGGCTAGTTATGCGATGGAAACTGAATCAGCCAAGTTAAAGCGCAACAGTAGGAAGGGCTCTGCTGTTACAGTTGAGAGTTTCCATACAAGCGTGACAGGTGAATCTGAGAAACTTAAACGTAATCCAAAGAAATTATCTAACTTCCCTGCTGATTCAGTACCAGATAGCCAGTTATCTGAACTAGAGAAGGTTAAAAGGAACCTCAGGAAGGTAACTGATTCCATGGCTGAAGCCTCAAAGATCTCTAGTTCCAGGGTTGATTCCTCAAAGGTATCTGATTCTACACCTGATGCTCCAAAAGTATCTAATCCTGTGGCCGAAATCTCAAAGACATCTAGTCTCCTGAATGGGATCTCTGACAATCAAGACAGCCAATGTGAAAAGGCACTACAGAATACACGTGAGGCTTCATTTCCTCTTGAAACTCAAGATTACTCTGGCAATGGTCAGCTATTGGAATATTCAGATATGGATAACTTTGACTTGGTACCTGGTTTGAAAAGTGATCTGGAAACTCAGCTTGATTCAATTTCTATAGGAGAAAATGTTGATGAGTCCACTGTTGCTGCTTCAGCAGTTGAAGTTATGCCGCTGCAGAACATTGATGAGCCCAATGGTTTACGGAAGAAAGAGGAAGCAAGGTCCAAGGAAGAGCATCTGTCTAATGGAAGCCTTAGAACTAGCAAGAGAAAGTCTTCATCCCCAAGCAAATCAGAATATGTGGAAAACGGGACTCGCGCTACTCCTGTTCAGCCAAGGAAGCCAAGCTATATGGCTGCAACAGAGTCCGCGAAGGCGAAATTGCGGGCACAGAATTCACCCAGGCTGGATTCTGATTCATCAGCAGAAAAGAATGGCTTCACTCGACGCCACTCTCTTCCTTCCGGTGCAAACA GTAGGGCGATCAAAGCTGAATGGAAGCGCTGA
- the LOC112894507 gene encoding protein IQ-DOMAIN 31-like isoform X1 translates to MGKSPGKWIKSVLLGKKSTKSGSTKANESKVTNNNGHSAGEERAFSENSPVISEPVLVKAHKNGAVSVNGKAENVNLPSDWAGQQDPQNQSIVDKSETSVPGQLGEDQAAVKAQAAFRGYLARRSFRALKGIIRLQALIRGHLVRRQAVSTLRTTWLIVKFQSLFRGRKFRLSDADMQFNVKLGQHNLGGARSSDAWKEKLSSNAYVRKLLSSPIVLEPLHFQYDKRDPNSTYNWLERWTIGCIWKPVFQPKRVSDGKLLVRKASYAMETESAKLKRNSRKGSAVTVESFHTSVTGESEKLKRNPKKLSNFPADSVPDSQLSELEKVKRNLRKVTDSMAEASKISSSRVDSSKVSDSTPDAPKVSNPVAEISKTSSLLNGISDNQDSQCEKALQNTREASFPLETQDYSGNGQLLEYSDMDNFDLVPGLKSDLETQLDSISIGENVDESTVAASAVEVMPLQNIDEPNGLRKKEEARSKEEHLSNGSLRTSKRKSSSPSKSEYVENGTRATPVQPRKPSYMAATESAKAKLRAQNSPRLDSDSSAEKNGFTRRHSLPSGANSRAIKAEWKR, encoded by the exons ATGGGAAAGTCCCCGGGGAAGTGGATCAAGTCTGTGCTTTTAGGGAAGAAATCAACTAAATCCGGTTCTACCAAGGCAAATGAGTCG AAGGTTACAAATAATAACGGTCACTCAGCTGGGGAGGAGCGTGCATTTTCTGAGAATTCTCCAGTGATCTCTGAGCCTGTGCTTGTTAAAGCCCACAAAAATGGAGCTGTTTCAGTTAATGGGAAGGCTGAAAATGTCAATTTGCCAAGTGATTGGGCTGGCCAACAAGATCCGCAGAACCAAAGCATTGTTGATAAGTCCGAGACATCAGTTCCTGGGCAATTGGGAGAAGACCAAGCTGCAGTGAAGGCACAGGCAGCCTTTCGTGGTTACCTG GCACGAAGGTCATTCCGTGCATTGAAAGGTATCATAAGACTTCAGGCACTGATTCGAGGGCATCTTGTAAGGAGACAGGCTGTTTCAACCCTTCGAACTACTTGGTTGATTGTGAAGTTTCAGTCTCTATTTCGTGGAAGAAAGTTTAGGCTCTCTGATGCTGACATGCAATTCAATGTGAAGCTTGGCCAACATAACCTTGGA GGTGCTAGATCATCTGATGCATGGAAAGAGAAGTTATCTTCAAATGCCTATGTTCGGAAG CTTCTGTCTTCACCAATTGTGCTAGAACCTCTTCACTTCCAGTATGACAAGAGGGACCCCAATTCAACCTACAACTGGCTAGAGAGATGGACCATAGGCTGCATCTGGAAGCCTGTTTTTCAACCAAAAAGAGTTTCTGATGGGAAACTGCTGGTAAGGAAGGCTAGTTATGCGATGGAAACTGAATCAGCCAAGTTAAAGCGCAACAGTAGGAAGGGCTCTGCTGTTACAGTTGAGAGTTTCCATACAAGCGTGACAGGTGAATCTGAGAAACTTAAACGTAATCCAAAGAAATTATCTAACTTCCCTGCTGATTCAGTACCAGATAGCCAGTTATCTGAACTAGAGAAGGTTAAAAGGAACCTCAGGAAGGTAACTGATTCCATGGCTGAAGCCTCAAAGATCTCTAGTTCCAGGGTTGATTCCTCAAAGGTATCTGATTCTACACCTGATGCTCCAAAAGTATCTAATCCTGTGGCCGAAATCTCAAAGACATCTAGTCTCCTGAATGGGATCTCTGACAATCAAGACAGCCAATGTGAAAAGGCACTACAGAATACACGTGAGGCTTCATTTCCTCTTGAAACTCAAGATTACTCTGGCAATGGTCAGCTATTGGAATATTCAGATATGGATAACTTTGACTTGGTACCTGGTTTGAAAAGTGATCTGGAAACTCAGCTTGATTCAATTTCTATAGGAGAAAATGTTGATGAGTCCACTGTTGCTGCTTCAGCAGTTGAAGTTATGCCGCTGCAGAACATTGATGAGCCCAATGGTTTACGGAAGAAAGAGGAAGCAAGGTCCAAGGAAGAGCATCTGTCTAATGGAAGCCTTAGAACTAGCAAGAGAAAGTCTTCATCCCCAAGCAAATCAGAATATGTGGAAAACGGGACTCGCGCTACTCCTGTTCAGCCAAGGAAGCCAAGCTATATGGCTGCAACAGAGTCCGCGAAGGCGAAATTGCGGGCACAGAATTCACCCAGGCTGGATTCTGATTCATCAGCAGAAAAGAATGGCTTCACTCGACGCCACTCTCTTCCTTCCGGTGCAAACA GTAGGGCGATCAAAGCTGAATGGAAGCGCTGA
- the LOC112894506 gene encoding pentatricopeptide repeat-containing protein At1g08070, chloroplastic-like: protein MDPRLLRFHLPTNLAHLLKTRPLQALLSDASTSRAARHLFDAVPRPTAGLCSAFLSGLSKLSLHRELIEATSSLHCRGACLPPGCVPLVLKSCALSSALCQGRQAHCHALVRGMLGDVFVQTALVDFYAKNGDMVSAVRVFEEMPVKDPIPINCLITGYSKSADAEKARRLFDGMPRRTSASWNSMIACYAHGGEFQEALALFDRMLSEGASPNAITITTVFSICAKTGDIDTGRRARALIGERDLQNMIVHTALMEMYVKCRAIDEARQEFDRMPQRDVVAWSTMIAGYAQNGRPHESLELFERMKATNCKPNEVTLVGVLSACAQLGSDELGEQIGNYVESQRLPLTSYLGSSLIDMYTKCGHVGRARNVFTRMEQKVVITWNSMIRGLALNGFAEDAITLYEKMLSDEVQPNEITFVALLTACTHAGLVDKGMAFFEEMKKKYHVSPQVEHCACIVDLLCKSGRLWEAYKFICDMEVQPNAVIWSTLLSACRALADVELAKLAAGKLLAIEPDNSSIYVLLSNIYADAGLWGDVREIRDLMRNKNVQKLSAYSWIELDGEVHKFLVQDTYHRRSAEIYNVVDGLGLQLDRTNPDPELISEAC from the coding sequence ATGGATCCCCGCCTCCTCCGCTTCCACCTGCCTACCAACCTCGCACACCTCCTCAAAACCCGACCGCTCCAAGCCCTCCTCTCCGACGCCTCCACCTCCCGAGCCGCACGCCACCTGTTCGACGCAGTGCCCCGCCCGACAGCCGGCCTGTGCAGCGCTTTCCTCTCCGGCCTCTCAAAGCTCTCGCTGCACCGGGAGCTCATCGAGGCCACCTCCTCGCTGCACTGCAGGGGCGCCTGCCTCCCACCGGGCTGCGTCCCGCTTGTCCTAAAGTCCTGCGCCCTCTCGTCAGCGTTGTGCCAGGGCAGGCAGGCGCATTGCCACGCCCTTGTCCGTGGGATGCTAGGGGATGTGTTTGTGCAGACTGCACTGGTGGATTTCTATGCAAAGAACGGGGACATGGTGTCAGCTGTGAGGGTTTTCGAGGAGATGCCAGTGAAGGACCCAATACCGATCAATTGCTTGATCACTGGGTATTCCAAGTCTGCTGATGCGGAGAAGGCGAGAAGGCTGTTTGATGGTATGCCGAGGAGGACATCCGCTTCGTGGAATTCGATGATCGCCTGCTATGCACACGGTGGAGAATTCCAAGAAGCATTGGCATTGTTTGATCGGATGTTGAGCGAGGGTGCAAGTCCAAATGCTATCACTATCACAACGGTGTTCTCCATTTGCGCCAAAACTGGTGATATTGATACTGGTAGGCGAGCAAGGGCGTTGATCGGGGAGCGCGATTTGCAGAACATGATAGTCCACACTGCTTTGATGGAAATGTACGTCAAGTGTCGGGCAATTGACGAGGCCCGTCAGGAGTTTGATCGAATGCCACAAAGGGATGTCGTGGCATGGAGCACCATGATTGCTGGTTATGCACAGAATGGGAGGCCACACGAATCTCTTGAGCTGTTTGAGAGGATGAAGGCAACCAATTGCAAGCCGAACGAAGTTACTCTTGTTGGTGTATTGTCTGCATGTGCACAGCTGGGTTCTGACGAACTAGGAGAACAGATTGGGAATTACGTCGAGAGTCAGAGATTGCCACTTACCAGCTATCTTGGATCTTCTCTGATTGATATGTACACCAAGTGCGGGCATGTTGGCAGAGCTCGCAATGTCTTCACCCGGATGGAACAGAAGGTGGTCATCACTTGGAACTCCATGATCAGAGGCCTAGCACTTAATGGCTTTGCAGAAGATGCGATCACCTTGTACGAAAAGATGCTATCAGATGAGGTACAGCCGAATGAGATCACCTTTGTTGCACTATTGACTGCATGCACCCATGCTGGCTTGGTAGACAAAGGCATGGCGTTCTTCGAAGAGATGAAGAAGAAATATCATGTCTCTCCTCAAGTTGAGCACTGCGCATGCATAGTGGACCTCCTCTGCAAGTCCGGAAGGCTGTGGGAAGCATACAAGTTCATCTGCGACATGGAAGTTCAACCAAACGCGGTGATCTGGAGCACGCTGCTCAGCGCCTGCAGAGCCCTCGCGGATGTTGAGCTTGCCAAGCTCGCCGCGGGCAAGCTCCTGGCAATAGAGCCCGACAACTCATCAATCTACGTCCTCCTGTCCAACATCTATGCGGACGCAGGGCTCTGGGGTGATGTTAGGGAGATCAGGGACCTGATGAGGAACAAGAACGTTCAGAAGCTGTCCGCCTATAGCTGGATAGAGCTGGACGGTGAGGTGCACAAGTTCCTGGTGCAAGATACGTATCACCGGAGGTCAGCTGAGATTTATAACGTCGTCGACGGCCTGGGCTTGCAGCTGGACCGGACTAATCCTGATCCTGAATTAATTTCAGAGGCTTGCTGA
- the LOC112894512 gene encoding uncharacterized protein LOC112894512, giving the protein MESETDRAAAPAPAAVAEASEDAIQEVSAATAPGPDGKPGSGAAAASAPQVEVQLFRRGRPVAVFRSPLGGWTQDQLEVGDILEQYGLKSVFTFDPAARKRGVAIRFNPRNGRSLLTYAPGSTIFLDGEPKDSLLKPITKMVLGVAAMTVVAAVLLKEAKMPEWLQAKLGTVSFPPWVLACMVIVFMRLQKRTKDAMKKFGWAS; this is encoded by the exons ATGGAGTCGGAAACTGACAgggccgcggcgccggcgccagccGCCGTCGCGGAGGCCAGCGAAGACGCCATCCAAGAGGTGTCTGCAGCCACGGCCCCTGGCCCGGACGGGAAGCCCGGatccggggcggcggcggcctcggcgcCGCAGGTGGAGGTGCAGCTGTTCCGGCGCGGGCGTCCGGTGGCCGTGTTCCGGTCGCCGCTGGGCGGGTGGACGCAGGACCAGCTGGAGGTGGGCGACATCCTAGAGCAGTACGGCCTCAAGTCCGTCTTCACCTTCGACCCTGCCGCCCGCAAACGTGGTGTCGCCATCCGCTTCAACCCCCGCAACGGCCGCTCCCTCCTCACCTACGCCCCCGGCTCCACCATCTTCCTCGACGGCGAGCCCAAG GATTCTTTGCTGAAGCCCATCACGAAGATGGTGCTTGGGGTCGCCGCAATGACGGTGGTAGCTGCAGTGCTATTGAAGGAGGCCAAGATGCCCGAGTGGCTTCAGGCCAAGCTGGGCACCGTGAGCTTCCCACCATGGGTGCTGGCTTGCATGGTTATCGTGTTCATGAGGCTCCAGAAGAGAACCAAGGACGCCATGAAGAAGTTTGGCTGGGCCTCATGA
- the LOC112894505 gene encoding putative pentatricopeptide repeat-containing protein At5g40405: MPPPLLRDPAMVLPSLGAPAPHPHLLRALHAHLLVSARLASPSHLAAFAASLASASHLAYARLVLPRRPATLLAHNALLRALARGPRPGLSFAAFRHLPLPPDHYSLTFLVRAAATLAASAAAGRPVPGEVNARLLAVSAHGAAVRRGHAADPHVQSGVVSMYAALGDVADARAAFAEIACPDVVCVTAMVGALAAGGDVDAARELFDGMPLRDHVAWNAMIAGYVHVGRSREALRLFDQMQRAGAAIGEATLVSVLTACAQIGALDRGKWVHWYMRSRGMRMSVTLGTALVDMYSKCGAVVTAMEVFESMGERNVYTWTSAVSGLAMNGMGLECLELFKRMESAGIQPNGVTFVAVLRGCSMAGLVDEGQACFDSMKGKHGVDPWLEHYGCMVDLYGRAGRLDDAINFINDMPVEPHEGVWGALLNASRIHNNVELGKHALDKLLAIESQNDAAHVLLSNIYAESQNWKGVSRVRGIMKAKGVKKVPGWSAIEVDGKVHEFFVGGRSHPRHKEIEMMLAEMGRRLRLQGYAANTKEVLFDIEEEEKEGAISLHSEKLALAFGLIALPEGVEIRIVKNLRVCKDCHDYTKLISKVFNREIIMRDRNRFHHFKDGTCSCKDYW; encoded by the coding sequence atgccgccgccgctgctccgcGACCCGGCCATGGTGCTCCCGTCCCTCGGCGCGCCGGCGCCCCACCCCCACCTCCTCCGCGCGCTCCACGCGCACCTCCTCGTCTCGGCCCGCCTCGCCTCCCCGTCCCACctcgccgccttcgccgcctCGCTCGCCTCCGCCAGCCACCTCGCCTACGCGCGCCTCGTCCTCCCGCGGCGCCCCGCCACGCTGCTCGCCCACAACGCCCTCCtccgcgcgctcgcccgcggGCCGCGCCCGGGCCTCTCCTTCGCCGCCTTCCGCCACCTCCCGCTGCCACCCGACCACTACTCCCTCACCTTcctcgtccgcgccgccgccaccctggCGGCCTCGGCCGCGGCGGGAAGGCCCGTGCCGGGTGAGGTGAACGCGAGGCTGCTCGCGGTGTCCGCGCACGGGGCCGCGGTCCGCCGGGGCCACGCGGCGGACCCGCACGTCCAGAGCGGGGTCGTTTCCATGTACGCCGCGCTCGGGGACGTCGCCGACGCGCGGGCCGCGTTCGCGGAGATCGCGTGCCCGGACGTGGTGTGCGTAACGGCGATGGTAGGGGCGCTCGCTGCAGGCGGCGACGTGGACGCCGCGCGCGAACTGTTCGACGGAATGCCGCTGCGGGACCACGTCGCGTGGAACGCCATGATCGCGGGGTACGTGCACGTGGGCAGGTCGAGGGAGGCGCTGAGGCTGTTCGACCAAATGCAGAGAGCTGGTGCCGCCATCGGTGAAGCGACGCTGGTCTCAGTGCTCACCGCATGTGCGCAAATTGGTGCATTGGACCGTGGCAAGTGGGTGCACTGGTATATGCGCAGCCGTGGGATGCGGATGTCAGTCACGCTTGGCACTGCCTTGGTGGATATGTATTCCAAGTGCGGAGCAGTGGTGACGGCCATGGAGGTGTTTGAGAGCATGGGCGAAAGGAATGTGTACACTTGGACAAGTGCAGTCAGTGGCCTTGCAATGAATGGCATGGGGCTGGAGTGTCTTGAGCTGTTCAAACGGATGGAGAGTGCAGGGATCCAGCCTAACGGTGTCACCTTCGTTGCGGTGCTTCGTGGATGCTCCATGGCTGGGTTGGTAGACGAGGGGCAAGCATGCTTTGACTCCATGAAGGGCAAGCACGGAGTTGATCCTTGGCTTGAACACTACGGCTGCATGGTTGATCTCTATGGTCGAGCAGGGCGACTAGATGACGCCATCAATTTCATCAATGACATGCCTGTGGAGCCGCACGAAGGTGTTTGGGGAGCACTGCTCAATGCTTCTCGGATTCACAATAACGTTGAGCTGGGCAAACATGCATTGGACAAGCTCTTGGCAATCGAGTCTCAAAATGATGCAGCTCATGTCCTGCTGTCTAACATCTATGCGGAGTCACAGAATTGGAAGGGCGTTAGCAGGGTTCGGGGCATCATGAAGGCCAAGGGAGTGAAGAAGGTGCCTGGGTGGAGTGCCATCGAGGTTGATGGGAAGGTACACGAGTTTTTTGTTGGAGGCAGGTCACACCCAAGGCACAAGGAGATCGAGATGATGCTTGCAGAGATGGGTCGGAGGCTAAGACTGCAAGGGTATGCCGCCAACACCAAAGAGGTGCTGTTTGATATTGAGGAAGAGGAGAAAGAGGGCGCCATCTCCTTGCATAGTGAGAAGCTGGCACTTGCCTTTGGGCTGATTGCGTTGCCAGAAGGCGTGGAAATTAGGATTGTGAAGAACCTGAGAGTATGCAAGGACTGCCATGATTATACCAAATTGATATCTAAGGTCTTCAACAGAGAGATTATCATGAGAGACAGGAATCGGTTTCATCATTTCAAGGATGGAACGTGCTCCTGTAAGGACTACTGGTGA